From a region of the Archocentrus centrarchus isolate MPI-CPG fArcCen1 chromosome 18, fArcCen1, whole genome shotgun sequence genome:
- the LOC115796622 gene encoding zinc finger protein 883-like codes for MLNLSVFQVMDSASGLSLLGFKQLSVCLVDCMKTPGVLRPEPKDSSGDLSALTQMDLSMSLVECMKTPGLNGDSDHLNHNTLELKLKQEDEQLEREYDYLKLEQQDTDAGTDGTLLVFEENDGGTEGTAWLIQCPELLESLKTAMLGASSVVRQEEVDATSHQSQKDNTILDRMETNQQDTEAEEEADDVDVETPETESGDQTEISQQDVAPGLLRHQCELCGKSFARKSNVIRHQQHNCSRTRTTADLEQTEQERFSCRKCSLTFDTKCGLKLHKLCHKENSENHEVKETEVQRERPHTCMQCNKSFYVFYTLRQHLLTHTREKSYHCEVCGKQFGREGTLKEHMLIHTGDKPYKCDQCGKTCARRGDLRIHMLSHSEERPHNCSHCAKSFKQLTKLKKHERIHTGEKPYQCQLCAKKFRLRQTLVSHIRTHTGEQPFKCSFCPKAFSIRSNLRKHQMIHTGEKRFCCSHCNKSFRLQQHLIFHERGHRGEKPYKCDKCGKGYCHPSTLKTHLSAHEKKPPHCSLCRQEFTEQKELANHKCCQTAEKPHRCSQCGKCFSQAVNMKKHQLIHSGEKPYVCKECGKQFNHNGNLTKHMRIHTGERPFECELCKRRFRLLQHLTNHRLTHNKKK; via the exons ATGCTGAACCTGAGTGTCTTTCAGGTCATGGACTCAGCCAGCGGTTTGTCTCTGCTGGGCTTCAAGCAGCTTTCGGTCTGCCTGGTGGACTGTATGAAGACTCCGGGAGTCCTGAGACCAGAGCCCAAAG ACTCATCTGGAGACCTCTCAGCCCTCACTCAAATGGATCTGTCCATGTCATTGGTGGAATGCATGAAAACTCCAGGACTAAATGGTGACAGTGACCATCTGAATCATAACACCTTGGAGCTCAAGCTGAAACAGGAGGATGAGCAGTTGGAGAGAGAGTATGACTACCTGAAGCTGGAGCAGCAGGACA CGGATGCTGGAACTGATGGCACACTCTTGGTGTTTGAGGAGAACGACGGTGGCACAGAAGGGACGGCGTGGCTCATACAGTGCCCTGAACTATTGGAGTCCCTCAAAACAGCCATGCTGGGTGCCAGTTCAGTGGTGCGTCAGGAGGAAGTCGATGCAACCTCACACCAAAGTCAGAAAGATAACACTATATTAGACAGAATGGAGACGAATCAACAAGACactgaagcagaggaagaagctgACGATGTGGATGTGGAAACCCCTGAGACTGAGtctggag ACCAAACCGagattagccaacaggatgttGCACCCGGACTCCTGCGCCATCAGTGTGAGCTCTGTGGGAAGTCCTTCGCAAGGAAGAGCAACGTCATCCGACACCAGCAGCACAACTGCAGCAGAACAAGAACTACAGCAGATTTAGAGCAGACGGAGCAGGAGAGGTTTTCCTGCCGCAAATGCAGCCTTACATTTGACACTAAATGTGGTTTGAAGCTGCATAAACTGTGTCACAAAGAGAACAGTGAAAACCACGAGGTTAAAGAAACTGAGGTTCAGCGAGAGAGGCCTCACACCTGCATGCAGTGCAATAAGAGCTTCTATGTGTTCTACACCTTGCGGCAGCATCTCCTCACTCACACTAGGGAGAAATCCTACCACTGTGAGGTCTGCGGGAAACAGTTTGGGAGGGAAGGAACTCTGAAGGAGCACATGCTGATCCATACAGGGGACAAACCTTATAAATGTGACCAGTGTGGCAAGACCTGTGCCAGGCGTGGGGACCTCAGAATACACATGCTCAGCCATTCTGAGGAGAGACCACACAACTGCAGCCACTGTGCGAAAAGCTTCAAACAGCTTACGAAACTGAAGAAGCACGAGCGAATCCACACGGGGGAGAAACCATACCAGTGTCAGCTTTGTGCAAAGAAGTTTAGACTGCGGCAGACACTGGTTTCACACATCCGCACGCACACTGGAGAGCAACCATTCAAGTGCAGCTTCTGCCCCAAGGCTTTCAGTATTAGGAGTAACTTGAGGAAGCACCAGATGATACACACTGGGGAGAAGCGATTTTGCTGTTCACACTGCAACAAAAGTTTCCGACTGCAGCAGCACCTGATATTCCACGAACGGGGCCACAGGGgggagaaaccatacaagtgtgACAAGTGTGGAAAAGGTTACTGTCATCcatcaacattaaaaacacacctaTCGGCTCATGAAAAGAAACCACCACATTGCTCCCTGTGTAGGCAGGAATTCACAGAGCAAAAGGAGTTAGCCAATCACAAGTGCTGCCAGACAGCAGAAAAACCACACCGCTGTTCTCAGTGtggaaagtgtttttcccaAGCTGTGAATATGAAGAAACACCAGCTGATCCACTCAGGGGAGAAACCTTATGTGTGTAAAGAATGTGGGAAGCAGTTCAACCACAATGGCAACCTCACCAAGCACATGCGCATCCACACCGGTGAGAGGCCCTTTGAGTGTGAACTCTGCAAGAGGCGCTTCAGGCTCCTGCAGCACCTCACAAATCACAGATTAACTCATAACAAGAAAAAATAG